In one Panulirus ornatus isolate Po-2019 chromosome 25, ASM3632096v1, whole genome shotgun sequence genomic region, the following are encoded:
- the LOC139757155 gene encoding uncharacterized protein isoform X1, translated as MSVNQELSTSHMSVRCIQQSTCQFVRCIQQATSVIQLGVFDRPHLPLSQVCSASHMSSQVCSATYIIQSIRCIQQATFVGYSGVFSKPHVSHSGVISKPHPSLRQMWQTSYIYQSVRCVQQTISLSVSQECLTGHVCQSFRYPLQIVGHRGNKVSLSAAYDDKEQLHLQVKLPPGVTCDQCVLQMTNIADQFKPKKVMFRNCADIAILGNAKTHMAGGPPKHFHFAPRHGPVPIVQQEHRFFKKFS; from the exons ATGTCAGTTAATCAGGAGTTATCAACAAGCCACATGTCAGTCAGGTGTATTCAACAATCCACATGTCAGTTCGTCAGGTGTATTCAGCAGGCTACATCAGTCATTCAGTTAGGAGTGTTCGACAGGCCACATTTGCCACTCAGTCAGGTGTGTTCAGCAAGCCACATGTCAAGTCAGGTGTGTTCAGCAACCTACATCATTCAGTCAATCAGGTGTATTCAGCAAGCCACATTTGTTGGTTACTCAGGAGTGTTCAGCAAGCCACATGTCAGTCATTCAGGTGTGATCAGCAAGCCACACCCATCATTAAGGCAGATGTGGCAAACAAGCTACATCTATCAATCAGTCAGATGTGTACAGCAAACCATATCTTTGTCAGTCAGTCAGGAGTGTTTGACAGGCCACGTCTGTCAGTCATTCAG GTACCCCCTGCAGATCGTGGGTCACAGGGGAAACAAGGTGAGCCTTTCAGCGGCCTACGACGACAAGGAACAACTCCACCTTCAAGTCAAGCTGCCCCCAGGCGTCACCTGTGATCAGTGTGTCCTGCAGATGACCAACATAGCAG ATCAATTCAAGCCAAAGAAGGTAATGTTCCGCAACTGTGCTGATATTGCCATTCTGGGCAATGCCAAGACCCACATGGCAGGTGGGCCACCAAAGCACTTCCACTTTGCCCCCAGACATGGTCCTGTCCCTATTGTACAGCAAGAACATCGCTTCTTCAAGAAGTTCTCATAG
- the LOC139757155 gene encoding uncharacterized protein isoform X3, with the protein MTPSAILALAIVSQVAGHLFLQEPPARNVLWRMGFNHLPKHADDDYLICQEKPNARCRPCGDSADTPVKHRHEAGGDWANGIISRTYTIGQAMDVHVNVTRSHGGTVDFKLCPHNDLTSPVEQGCLDQYPLQIVGHRGNKVSLSAAYDDKEQLHLQVKLPPGVTCDQCVLQMTNIADQFKPKKVMFRNCADIAILGNAKTHMAGGPPKHFHFAPRHGPVPIVQQEHRFFKKFS; encoded by the exons GTGGCAGGACATTTGTTCCTGCAGGAGCCACCGGCGAGGAATGTCCTCTGGCGAATGGGCTTCAACCACTTGCCCAAACACGCGGACGATGACTACCTCATCTGCCAAGAGAAGCCCAATGCGCGCTGCAGGCCGTGTGGGGACAGTGCCGACACCCCGGTCAAACACCGTCACGAAGCGGGAGGTGACTGGGCCAACGGCATCATCTCCAGGACCTACACCATCGGCCAGGCaa TGGACGTCCACGTGAACGTGACGCGGAGCCATGGAGGCACCGTGGACTTCAAGTTGTGTCCCCATAACGACTTAACCTCACCCGTCGAACAGGGCTGCCTCGACCA GTACCCCCTGCAGATCGTGGGTCACAGGGGAAACAAGGTGAGCCTTTCAGCGGCCTACGACGACAAGGAACAACTCCACCTTCAAGTCAAGCTGCCCCCAGGCGTCACCTGTGATCAGTGTGTCCTGCAGATGACCAACATAGCAG ATCAATTCAAGCCAAAGAAGGTAATGTTCCGCAACTGTGCTGATATTGCCATTCTGGGCAATGCCAAGACCCACATGGCAGGTGGGCCACCAAAGCACTTCCACTTTGCCCCCAGACATGGTCCTGTCCCTATTGTACAGCAAGAACATCGCTTCTTCAAGAAGTTCTCATAG
- the LOC139757155 gene encoding uncharacterized protein isoform X2: MTPSAILALAIVSQVAGHLFLQEPPARNVLWRMGFNHLPKHADDDYLICQEKPNARCRPCGDSADTPVKHRHEAGGDWANGIISRTYTIGQTVDVHVNVTRSHGGTVDFKLCPHNDLTSPVEQGCLDQYPLQIVGHRGNKVSLSAAYDDKEQLHLQVKLPPGVTCDQCVLQMTNIADQFKPKKVMFRNCADIAILGNAKTHMAGGPPKHFHFAPRHGPVPIVQQEHRFFKKFS; the protein is encoded by the exons GTGGCAGGACATTTGTTCCTGCAGGAGCCACCGGCGAGGAATGTCCTCTGGCGAATGGGCTTCAACCACTTGCCCAAACACGCGGACGATGACTACCTCATCTGCCAAGAGAAGCCCAATGCGCGCTGCAGGCCGTGTGGGGACAGTGCCGACACCCCGGTCAAACACCGTCACGAAGCGGGAGGTGACTGGGCCAACGGCATCATCTCCAGGACCTACACCATCGGCCAG ACAGTGGACGTCCACGTGAACGTGACGCGGAGCCATGGAGGCACCGTGGACTTCAAGTTGTGTCCCCATAACGACTTAACCTCACCCGTCGAACAGGGCTGCCTCGACCA GTACCCCCTGCAGATCGTGGGTCACAGGGGAAACAAGGTGAGCCTTTCAGCGGCCTACGACGACAAGGAACAACTCCACCTTCAAGTCAAGCTGCCCCCAGGCGTCACCTGTGATCAGTGTGTCCTGCAGATGACCAACATAGCAG ATCAATTCAAGCCAAAGAAGGTAATGTTCCGCAACTGTGCTGATATTGCCATTCTGGGCAATGCCAAGACCCACATGGCAGGTGGGCCACCAAAGCACTTCCACTTTGCCCCCAGACATGGTCCTGTCCCTATTGTACAGCAAGAACATCGCTTCTTCAAGAAGTTCTCATAG